One part of the Solea solea chromosome 1, fSolSol10.1, whole genome shotgun sequence genome encodes these proteins:
- the LOC131467849 gene encoding histamine H3 receptor-like, which yields MSQEQTDSNSSGYYFDSASKKVQGSLVFSGPTFVILMVMMVTLVVVIVLGNALVILAFKVDKSLRRQCNYYFLNLAISDFLVGAFCIPVYIPYTLTGRWTLGRGLCKLWLVMDYLLCSASVFSIVLISYDRFLSVTRAVSYRARQSMTHQAIIKMIAVWVLAFVLYGPAIIFWELAVGRSRVPEDECFAEFYYSWYFLLSASMLEFFSPFISVAFFNLSIYLNIRRRRLHSRKAQLHLQMSEPASAQGEGISLPHNLGFGMKLAVRGSIHSQSSSPSLGKPDPSLSRAIQPSRLSRDKKIAKSLAIIVCVFAICWAPYTLLMIIRAACRGRCIQHHWYEVTFWLLWLNSAINPFLYPLCHSSFRRAFSKILCAKRHSTPSSVPRAGQ from the exons ATGTCGCAGGAGCAGACCGATTCCAACTCCAGTGGCTACTATTTTGACAGTGCTTCCAAAAAAGTCCAGGGCAGCCTCGTGTTTTCTGGACCCACATTTGTCATcttgatggtgatgatggtgactTTGGTTGTAGTGATAGTTTTGGGGAACGCACTGGTCATTTTGGCCTTTAAAGTGGACAAGAGTTTGAGGAGACAGTGCAATTACTACTTCCTCAATTTAGCAATATCAGATTTTCTTGTAG GGGCATTCTGCATTCCAGTCTACATTCCCTACACCCTCACAGGCAGGTGGACACTGGGCCGCGGACTGTGCAAACTGTGGCTGGTCATGGACTACCTGCTTTGCTCTGCCTCGGTCTTCAGCATTGTCCTCATCAGCTATGATCGTTTCCTGTCAGTCACCCGAGCA GTAAGTTATCGTGCCAGACAGAGCATGACTCATCAAGCCATAATCAAGATGATTGCTGTCTGGGTGCTGGCCTTTGTCCTGTATGGCCCAGCTATTATATTCTGGGAGCTGGCTGTTGGCAGAAGTCGTGTGCCAGAGGATGAGTGCTTCGCGGAGTTCTATTACTCTTGGTATTTCCTGCTGAGTGCATCAATGCTGGAAttcttctctcctttcatcTCGGTGGCTTTCTTCAACCTCAGCATTTACCTCAACATACGCAGGAGGAGGCTTCACAGCAGGAAGGCCCAGCTGCACCTTCAAATGAGCGAGCCTGCCTCCGCTCAGGGGGAAGGCATTTCCCTGCCCCACAACTTGGGATTTGGGATGAAACTGGCTGTAAGAGGCTCCATCCACTCCCAGAGCTCCTCTCCCAGTTTGGGCAAACCAGATCCCTCACTCAGCAGGGCGATCCAACCCAGCCGTCTGTCCAGGGATAAGAAAATTGCTAAGTCTCTGGCCatcatagtgtgtgtgtttgccatcTGCTGGGCACCATACACTCTACTGATGATCATCCGTGCTGCCTGCAGAGGGCGATGCATTCAGCACCACTGGTACGAGGTCACCTTCTGGCTCCTGTGGCTCAACTCTGCCATTAACCCCTTCCTGTACCCGCTTTGCCACAGTAGCTTCCGCAGGGCATTTAGCAAGATCCTGTGTGCAAAGCGGCACAGCACTCCATCATCCGTCCCTCGTGCTGGCCAGTGA